In one window of Drosophila innubila isolate TH190305 chromosome 2L unlocalized genomic scaffold, UK_Dinn_1.0 4_B_2L, whole genome shotgun sequence DNA:
- the LOC117782013 gene encoding RCC1-like G exchanging factor-like protein → MFQNVKKVAPRLARHYTAKAKRTVLSQDTTKIKNLEQKISGTHENRVYVWGFQETGALGLQTNIKKAQERYTEMVHHPTRLQFSNNNDVTDVAAGYGFTAYAVKRSDGETLFGSGINTDSQLGFQFKPNVNAAKDPANLDVIIYPTAIRLPRIEGDTDEGMQVRSMSAGRAHLVVVTQNGTVFTLGNNSYGQCGRLIIEEECYTRSAVIHRIPQADICGEEDEIVSVECGQDHTMFLTKLGKVYTCGWGADGQTGQGNYYSAGAITLIAGDIEKERIVRIACASDCVLALNEHGDVFGWGNSEYGQLDDSPDAEMQLSTPRALKLTKDMGKVKDVAAGGSFCMALNDQGLVYTWGYGILGFGPHVEQTSKPQHLLPPLFGRNDFSNATTVVSIGCGVFHMGAINSDGDLFMWGKNRFGHLGLGHKKDQFFPFKAALNGKVSKVAYGVDHTIALCRPHV, encoded by the exons atgtttcaaaatgtGAAGAAAGTTGCTCCTCGATTAGCCCGCCATTATACTGCAAAGGCGAAACGCACCGTTTTGTCACAGGACACGACGAAAATCAAAA ATTTGGAACAGAAAATCTCTGGAACGCATGAGAatcgtgtgtatgtgtggggcTTTCAGGAGACAGGGGCCCTGGGGCTGCAGACGAACATTAAGAAGGCCCAAGAGCGTTACACTGAAATGGTTCATCATCCGACAAGGCTCCAGTTTTCCAATAACAATGATGTAACGGATGTGGCAGCTGGTTACGGATTTACAGCGTATGCTGTGAAACGTTCGGATGGGGAGACACTGTTTGGCAGTGGCATCAACACTGACTCCCAGCTGGGTTTTcaattcaagccgaatgtgaATGCAGCAAAGGATCCCGCCAATCTGGATGTCATCATTTATCCTACAGCAATACGCTTGCCTCGCATCGAAGGCGACACGGATGAGGGCATGCAGGTGAGGAGCATGTCGGCAGGTCGAGCCCATCTCGTTGTGGTTACACAGAATGGCACGGTCTTTACGCTGGGCAACAATTCCTATGGCCAATGTGGTCGTCTAATCATCGAGGAGGAGTGTTATACTCGTAGTGCGGTTATCCATCGCATTCCACAGGCAGATATATGTGGCGAGGAGGATGAAATCGTGAGCGTCGAGTGTGGACAGGATCATACCATGTTCTTGACCAAACTGGGCAAGGTTTACACCTGTGGTTGGGGTGCCGATGGACAGACGGGTCAGGGCAATTATTATTCCGCTGGCGCAATTACTCTAATTGCCGGTGATATTGAAAAGGAGCGTATTGTGAGGATCGCCTGTGCATCCGACTGTGTATTGGCCCTGAACGAGCATGGCGATGTGTTTGGCTGGGGAAACTCGGAATACGGCCAGCTGGACGATTCACCCGATGCTGAGATGCAGTTGAGCACACCGAGAGCCTTAAAGCTAACCAAGGACATGGGCAAAGTGAAGGATGTGGCAGCTGGCGGCTCCTTTTGCATGGCTCTCAACGATCAGGGCCTGGTCTACACCTGGGGCTATGGCATCTTGGGCTTTGGGCCCCACGTCGAGCAGACCTCGAAGCCACAACATCTGCTCCCACCTCTATTTGGACGCAACGACTTTAGCAATGCCACAACAGTGGTTTCCATTGGTTGCGGCGTCTTTCACATGGGCGCCATTAACTCCGATGGGGATCTCTTTATGTGGGGAAAGAATAGATTCGGCCATTTGGGTTTGGGCCACAAAAAGGATCAGTTCTTTCCCTTCAAAGCAGCGCTCAATGGCAAGGTGTCCAAGGTAGCCTATGGAGTGGATCACACCATAGCCCTATGCCGACCtcatgtataa